Part of the Zingiber officinale cultivar Zhangliang chromosome 8A, Zo_v1.1, whole genome shotgun sequence genome, ATTGAGAGCACTGGAGGAAGACGGACGCGTAGAGGAGGCGGTGAGGCGACGGGTTTATAAGGCCTGGGCTCGGACAACCGggaccgtccgatctaggtcgcgaAAACCCAGGCCAAGATCtcaccgttgaattcaaaccgccaaacGCAAACGTCACATCACAACTGTCGCGACGTGGGAACATGTTCAGCTTTAATGAGCGGAGATTTGCACAATTCCCAAGAAATCTGGGTGACGTCAGCCTTGCCTTCGCTCGCCCGAGACAACCCAAGGAAAAAGTTCTACAAGTGCAAACCTTTGTTCGTCTGATCGGATCGAGGGAGTGTGCTTATGATCGAGCGGCAAGCTTCAAAAGGTCGGTCGGCGAGGATCGGGTCTATCCTGATCGGAGTCCATACAACGACGAAGGTCGATCGGGAGGGAATTAGCTCGCacaatggtccagtcagtcggactacagTCTCCTACGATTAAACTTGaagggaagacttgtgatgcggtgattaggaggggccccaccccgctgccacggtggaggtcaaagtcaactGTTGGACGATGTTGGTCGGTTGGGTGAGTCATAGGTCGATCCGGGATTAAACACCGATCCATCGTCTTCGACACAGGAGTAATTAGACCGACGCTCAAAGGACACACAGAAGTCGAGCCAAGCGGCTACTCCGCTCAGACTAGCAGCAGACTAAACATTAACTGAGCACACAGACGGTGAACTACCCACCGAGCCGCTATCTCGCTCGGCCCGTCAATCGAGCATATGGACAGTGGGCTCCCGACCGAGCGACCTTCCCACTCGGCCCAGCAACCGGCGATACTTGAATAGCGGACTCTCGGTCgagtggctatcccgctcggcgtgACAGCAGACAGCGCAAGGATAGCAAAATTCCGGCTGAGTgaccattccgctcggccaaacaacATATACAGCCGGATATCcttcgatatccttttgggagttagtgccgctgacaggcggcatggtcagaaagaggatcgtacggcggaaacttctactgtcacttcagagatatgctcgacccgttaaggtactgtgtcagggacactttattgaCATATCTTTTCAGGGAAAGATTTGAGATGCGTGctcgccttgggaagcgtgcatgcgTGCTTCCgggactctatataaagggggtccaagtatcgacggaggtatgtttttCTCGCGATTTCTACTATTGCGTTACAGTTCTTGCTTCTTCTCGTTTCTTCTTGCTTCGCCGAAtactgacttgagtatcggaaGGTCATCGCCAGGGACCCCTTCTCTGACTCGACACTGACGTTACTTGTATTACAAATAAAAACGAAGTTCACTGAAAGTCAATAAGAACATCACGTCCTTAGCATCCATCTCTTATACTTTGGGATAGTATCAAATCTACAATAgctaaacaaaaatatatatctaCGTTCTTATGCAACTCATAAAACCATAACATTCTGCCAGGCTAGGATGTTATTAATTGTCAATAGTCAATTATGGTGTTCGATTCACAATGTTagtcttttcttaatattttcttaaaaaataataataattttaaaatcgtcgagatttgctttttttttttttttttttaataattcccctttaaaattttaaattgacaAAATCTAGCGCATCGCCAGCTAGCTCAGACAGTAACCAACTTCACAACTGTAACATTAATTTGCTTATATATTGTATTAACTTTTCGTAGACTTCACCGGCAGAGCAAGCCCCCAAGTATCGACACTATTCCCCCTTCCAGATCTAATTAACAGGAGTAGAAGAGAAGAATTCAAATGCAGAATCAAGAAGAGGATTTAATCAGTATTAATCGATTAATTAATTCCTATGAGCAGAGAAAATTAATATAATTCAGACGAGACGCGGCCCCTGTTTCGGCCGTGTACTTCTTCTTTCTCCACCTCAATGGATTAATCAATCGTTGTCCCTCCAAATCTGCTCCAGCTCTCTGGCGAAGGCCCTCTGCTGGCCGACGAGGATAGTGACGTGGTCCTTCTTCTGGAAGACCTTGACCCGGGCGCGGGGGACTTTGGCCGCCAGGTCGTAGCTGCACTCGACGGGGAGGAGCTCGTCGCCGTCACCGTGGAACACCCGGACGTCGCAGCTCAGCTTCTCCCGCACCGTCTCCAGGTAGCTCTCCATCTTCTCCGCGCTCGCGCAGATGACGTTGTGCAGCGTGTGCCACGCTGCGTTGTGCGTGTGGCACATGAACACCTCGATCATGAACGTCCGAATCCTGCGCCAAAAAATTCGTAAATTTTATGGCTGGTGACAGACCTCTCACTCGAATTTCGTGTAGTTAAACATATGTACGATTTTTGAGAGGGTGCAATAAGTGTGAAGAGCAATAATTTGCCTAGCTAGTCACCGCTGTGAACCACAAAAGACACAAACTCACTCCCTGCAGCTTCCAATTGTGTTGGTTATCCTTCAATGCATATGGCCCGCAAGAGGGGCCCAATCTCTGGGGAACAGGTGGGTGTGGACCCTAATGGATGTTGCTTCTTGCCATGTGAAGTCTCGCTATTATATTAACCCATTCAGTCAATGGATCATCAGGTGGAGGTTAAGTGCTTAAATGTATCAGATTGATCAGTTAAAAGGTCGTAAATAAAGTATAATCCAATCAAGATCAACTTATTCCTCACTCTCGCATTGAGTGTAGCATCAATGGGCGTTAATTGCCCTCATTTAACTGCCGGCTTATATGGTTGACGTGAGCCGGAGGGTGTACTTAATTGAGAATTAATGAAAGCAAATGCTTTTGTGTGGGGCTGTTGCTCCGGCTCTGATGATCTACTGGCGAGTTTGGTGAGAGCGTTTAATTGGATCCATGAGTGGATTCAATAATTGCATGCGTGGTAAATTTTAGAAGAATTGAAGGAGGAGGAATGATGATGAAGAGATTGTGAAAGGTAATTATTTGAAAGAAGAAGCAAAAAAAACAGAATTTACCGGTTTCGggtgaagaatttgaagaggaagTCCCAAATCCGGTGGTTCTTGCAGATGAGCAGGCAAATTGTCCTGCTCACGTGCTCGTACCAGCATGCCATGGAGGCGCCGAAGGCGATCGCCGGCCACACCCGGCGGGGCGCCACCTGCCGCATTACGAACTGCGTCGGCTCCTCCCCTCTCGGCACCGGAAAGTATGGCTGCCGCAATTGTATCGGATTCATGAGTAATTGGATGGTATAAAATATGGAGCAGTGCTTAATTGGTGGATCGGTTATGGATTGCTCACCGGCGAGAGCAAGGTGAGGGACTTGACGGCTTCGGGGTGGCGGACGGCGAGGGCGAGCGCGATGATGCAGCCGAGAGAGTGGGCGACAATGTGGAAGGATTTGATGTCGTGGACCTGCAGCACCGACTTCTCGATCATGTCGATGTGCTCTCGCAGAGTGTAGAGGGAGTCCGCCGGCTTGGGGCTCCGACCGAAGCCGAGCAGGTCGACGGCGAAGAGCCGGTGACGCGACCGCGTCTCCTCGGTGAACTCCTGGAACACCGTCTCGGTCCAGAACGTGGAGGAGGAAATAAAACCGTGGATGAACAACACGTCGGTGGACGTCGTCCCCCGCCGGCCGTCTCCAGGGCCGTCGGTGTGGACGTAGAGCCGGGATTCGCCCCCGGAGGAGGAGGAGCTGCTCCAGGAGTTGCAGACCTTGCAGTCGCAGTCGGACCAGAGCGGAATGGGCTTGGGCCGCCGATGCCGTCGGCCGTCGATTTTCCCCCGGAGCATCTCTATCACGTTGGCGCTGACGGCGAAGGAGGCGGCCGGCGGCGCTGGCGATTTTACCGACATGCTGGTGTTCGCGGCGACGGCGACGGCTGCCTTGCGGGAAAACTCGGAGACGCGAGAGGGGCGGGAGTAGAGCGTGTCGGAGACGTCCTCGAGTTGGAGCTTGGCGGAGCAGAGGCGGACCACCTTGGGACCTCTGTTGACGGACAAGAGGAAGCTGCTACCGCCGCCAGCGACCATGCCTCCGGCGTAAGAGCTGCAGCAGTAGCAGGGCTTCCACTCAGCTTCGATGAAGTAGTCTATGAGCTTGTAGACGAGGCAGAGGACGACATCGAGGACGTCGAGGAAGGAGAAGACGAGGAAGCTGACGCCAGCGTTGAGCAGCTCCCCAGCGAGAGTGAGCAAGGACTGATCACCGCCACTCTTGCCGCCGCCGACGCCGCCGCCCTTCATCGCGCCTCCTCCGCCACTCCCCGCGCCCTGCTGCTAAATCTATATTAGCAATGTGGCTTGCGGGTTTGGGTTTCGGGTGGCTTGTGAGGTTCGGAGCTACAACCACCGGCAaagcagaggagaggagaggagaggagagcagAGGGGAGGAAGAGTGAGGAGGCAGCCCACGAGAAGGGAAAGGAAGAAGTAAATAAAGAGTGATCTAATGCTAAATGGTAGTAATGGGATGGGGTGGATTTAAAGAAACTGCAACGTGCAATTAATCGAAATCGGccgagataaaaaaaaaaatagaaaagagggTTAGATAGTTAACCCTAGTCGGGAGGTTTGATTGATTATGTGGAGAGCGAGAGAAGAGTGGAATTGATTGATTCATTTAAAGGGTTTGTTGGGCAAGGAAAAGAAGGTGGGTGGTAGTTGAATACCGCGTTTAACAACGCCCTATTTTTATGTTTTGCGATtt contains:
- the LOC122012531 gene encoding probable lysophospholipase BODYGUARD 3 — protein: MKGGGVGGGKSGGDQSLLTLAGELLNAGVSFLVFSFLDVLDVVLCLVYKLIDYFIEAEWKPCYCCSSYAGGMVAGGGSSFLLSVNRGPKVVRLCSAKLQLEDVSDTLYSRPSRVSEFSRKAAVAVAANTSMSVKSPAPPAASFAVSANVIEMLRGKIDGRRHRRPKPIPLWSDCDCKVCNSWSSSSSSGGESRLYVHTDGPGDGRRGTTSTDVLFIHGFISSSTFWTETVFQEFTEETRSRHRLFAVDLLGFGRSPKPADSLYTLREHIDMIEKSVLQVHDIKSFHIVAHSLGCIIALALAVRHPEAVKSLTLLSPPYFPVPRGEEPTQFVMRQVAPRRVWPAIAFGASMACWYEHVSRTICLLICKNHRIWDFLFKFFTRNRIRTFMIEVFMCHTHNAAWHTLHNVICASAEKMESYLETVREKLSCDVRVFHGDGDELLPVECSYDLAAKVPRARVKVFQKKDHVTILVGQQRAFARELEQIWRDND